In a genomic window of Bemisia tabaci chromosome 1, PGI_BMITA_v3:
- the LOC140224186 gene encoding uncharacterized protein, whose product MCQQKCNEYFGYIYLNDTYKAHFTIGELNIDWSKCKCFVNVEPIKEKIDERLAGRKHKWIEFSEICKTKNGYFAVINFLITHEEYGLKIEPGNALTAEERQRLRQSKRRVDAEQKRALRMAVHRKEKRFFRPVQYKLGECEVYCNTRHGFVFGYPTRVPFTKPELSDDKYNCECWLNVKPLTYFFLVRNVDWDEFFKACEYSYERGVKFLRTGGIGVPPYVQEVREAKFPRIDVVDINGKVKILPGDPHPVGGGPSSSETPVPDVPSNPTVT is encoded by the exons ATGTGTCAACAAAAATGCAATGAATATTTCGGCTACATTTATTTGAATGATACGTATAAAGCACATTTCACTATTGGAGAGCTGAACATCGACTGGTCTAAATGCAAGTGTTTCGTGAATGTTGAGCCCATTAAggagaaaattgatgaaaggTTAGCTGGACGAAAGCATAAATGGATAGAGTTCTCCGAAATCTGTAAGACTAAGAATGGATACTTTGCGGTGATAAAttttttaatcacgcatgaagAATACGGATTGAAGATCGAGCCTGGAAATGCGCTGACCGCTGAAGAGAGACAGCGCTTACGTCAGTCAAAAAGAAGAGTCGACGCGGAACAGAAGAGAGCACTTCGAATGGCAGTTCACCGAAAAG aaaaaagatttttcAGGCCAGTACAATACAAACTTGGAGAATGCGAAGTGTATTGCAATACGCGTCATGGTTTCGTCTTCGGGTATCCGACGCGTGTCCCATTTACCAAACCTGAACTGTCGGATGACAAATATAACTGTGAATGCTGGTTGAATGTAAAACCTCTCACGTATTTTTTTCTCGTCCGCAATGTGGATTGGGATGAATTTTTCAAGGCCTGCGAGTACTCCTACGAGAGGGgtgttaaatttttaagaactgGTGGGATTGGCGTCCCGCCATATGTCCAAGAAGTGCGAGAGGCGAAATTTCCAAGAATTGATGTCGTGGATATAAATGGCAAAGTGAAAATTCTACCAGGAGATCCTCATCCCGTCGGCGGTGGCCCATCGTCGTCTGAGACTCCCGTCCCGGACGTCCCATCGAATCCAACTGTAACCTGA
- the LOC109038808 gene encoding uncharacterized protein, which yields MLDIYVIINDRFPRVAICRGRGKVQKVNDNGDFWRFYKAFVEHKRGINRSKLRAPKSETATLTEGFSFKTGVGGGYGKLTPEKDVKSKQPGGSTTPVTERPLLKEGGRPSEVTSGKPRKSGSVPSTAEGLPIKTGEGKGYGKLRPEKDETPKQPAGSTTPISQRPLLKEGGRPSKETSGKPQKPGSVPVTTEEFTFPRPGEGAGYTRLNEKLEKPKELSGSQRPLLGEETEPPTETTSEMPRRRAGKAPVKEDSPEPITASYEKLEQTKDGTAVCRLGIFYPSTEDGEITEKECEVHCKTHFGKIVSSPEDSIDITEPGIYKFADITLGQICRCTFNYNRLKDYITNRLSEKDFYDFLNLACDDGFCAARVWLKDKKLKVEIEYEMEAKKQNSPVTASTLVTPQMSTTNTPDRSRTQTPSRTPIQSPFQSPFQSPPRTPDRFSMQTSKYSGGVDKSKGVAKSSTGTAIAPGTPYRSPMRTAPGTPDRFFTGGDASTYTVRTPPEEVLVGAFTTADGSYTMDMCVDSCRTAFGNILSPESAYTMRMPFTKAKLTADGKTCNCVLRSIVPTFCYDKYIRYSVLVKKIKKHFFCAGKVYIESSTRPKTNIEIEYEQAARPPHKKNKDKKPHYVRVSVGLDEQHENQNPGFDGVGEPSIIMRTFDKGESTNGFNSNDRSRGGRLKCRQTQN from the exons GTTTCTCCTTCAAGACCGGTGTGGGTGGAGGCTACGGTAAACTGACACCTGAGAAGGACGTAAAGTCCAAACAGCCAGGAGGATCAACAACTCCAGTCACTGAGAGGCCTTTGCTAAAAGAAGGAGGGAGGCCATCAGAGGTAACTTCAGGGAAACCACGGAAGTCAGGGAGTGTTCCATCAACCGCGGAAG GTTTACCCATCAAGACTGGTGAGGGCAAAGGCTACGGTAAATTGAGACCTGAAAAGGACGAGACGCCCAAACAGCCTGCAGGATCGACGACCCCAATCTCGCAGAGGCCCTTGCTAAAGGAAGGAGGCAGGCCATCAAAAGAAACTTCAGGGAAACCACAGAAGCCAGGGAGTGTTCCAGTAACCACGGAGG AGTTCACCTTCCCCCGGCCTGGTGAGGGAGCTGGTTACACtagattgaatgaaaaattagaaaagccgAAAGAGCTTTCAGGATCACAGAGGCCCTTGCTGGGGGAAGAAACGGAACCACCTACCGAAACAACTTCAGAGATGCCACGGCGGAGGGCAGGAAAAGCTCCGGTAAAAGAAG ACTCACCAGAGCCAATAACAGCATCATACGAGAAGTTGGAACAGACTAAGGATGGTACAGCTGTCTGTAGGCTAGGCATTTTCTATCCATCGACAGAAG aTGGTGAGATCACGGAAAAAGAATGCGAAGTTCATTGCAAGACCCACTTCGGAAAAATTGTTTCAAGCCCTGAAGACTCAATAGACATTACTGAACCCGGGATATATAAATTTGCCGATATAACTCTAGGACAAATATGCCGCTGCACTTTTAATTACAATAGACTTAAAGATTACATCACAAATCGTTTGTCTGAGAAGGACTTCTACGATttcctcaatcttgcttgcgaCGACGGATTCTGCGCTGCAAGAGTTTGGTTAAAGGAtaaaaaactcaaagtcgagaTTGAGTATGAGATGGAAGCTAAGAAACAAAATTCACCGGTCACAGCCTCAACATTGGTGACACCACAGATGTCAACGACAAATACACCAGACCGGTCACGTACTCAGACACCCTCTCGGACACCTATTCAGTCACCTTTTCAGTCACCTTTTCAGTCACCTCCTCGAACGCCGGATAGATTCTCTATGCAGACATCGAAATATTCTGGCGGGGTTGATAAAAGCAAGGGCGTGGCGAAGTCATCAACTG GGACAGCGATAGCACCTGGCACGCCTTATCGAAGTCCTATGCGAACAGCTCCTGGAACGCCGGACAGATTCTTTACGGGTGGAGACGCATCAACGTATACTGTAAGGACACCACCGGAGGAAGTTCTTGTGGGGGCTTTCACAACAGCAG ATGGCTCTTACACGATGGATATGTGCGTCGATTCCTGCCGCACAGCATTTGGAAACATTCTCAGCCCCGAATCTGCCTATACAATGAGAATGCCTTTCACCAAGGCAAAATTGACTGCGGATGGAAAGACCTGCAACTGTGTGCTGCGATCTATCGTTCCAACATTCTGCTATGATAAGTACATCCGTTACAGTGTGttggttaaaaaaattaaaaaacacttCTTCTGTGCCGGAAAGGTATACATCGAGAGCTCCACAAGACCAAAAACGAATATCGAGATTGAGTACGAACAGGCTGCTCGTCCGCCACACAAAAAGAATAAGGACAAAAAACCCCACTATGTTCGGGTTTCAGTAGGCCTTGATGAGCAGCATGAGAACCAGAACCCTGGATTTGATGGAGTAGGAGAACCAAGCATTATCATGAGGACTTTTGATAAAGGTGAGTCGACGAACGGGTTCAATTCAAACGACCGTTCCCGGGGAGGAAGACTTAAGTGCCGACAGACTCAAAATTGA